The window GACGCCTCCGGCGTCGATCTGGTCGAGCGACTTCGGAGTCGAGGCGTCGACATCCCGGTCGTGTTTCACACCACCTGCCGCAAAGACGAGATGGGAGCGCGGGCGCTCGCGGCCGGCGCGGACGCCTACTTCCCAAAGCAGCCGGAGCGCGGTCAGTACGACCGTATCCTCGACCGGCTCCGCGAGCTCGTCGACGACGTGTCGGAGACCGACACGGCGACCACGACGACACCGGAGTCGTCCGCGCCGGCTCGGGAACCGTCCGCGAGACGGCCGTCGTCAGAGGAGTAACCGGGTCGCCGCCGCCTCGCGCTGGCCCCTTCCTCCGCGCCCGACGGAACCCTTTTTGCTCGCACCGGCGTACCAGTTTCTGATATGGGACTGGGCTCGGACATGTACCGACAGCAGATCCTCGATCACTACAAGAACCCGCGCAACTACGGGGAACTCGAGGATCCGGACGTGACACACGTCGGAGAGAACCCGTCGTGTGGCGACACGATCCGGATGGAGATCGACCTCGACGACGCGGGTGACGCGATCGAGGCGGTCCGGTTTACCGGTGACGGCTGCGCCATCTCGATGGCCTCCGCGAGCATGCTCTCAGAGCGGCTCCACGGCATG is drawn from Halorubrum sp. BV1 and contains these coding sequences:
- the sufU gene encoding Fe-S cluster assembly sulfur transfer protein SufU, giving the protein MGLGSDMYRQQILDHYKNPRNYGELEDPDVTHVGENPSCGDTIRMEIDLDDAGDAIEAVRFTGDGCAISMASASMLSERLHGMSVAELDALDTDDITEMLGVDISPMRVKCAVLGRQVAQDGTKIHRGELDPDRTRTKTEE
- a CDS encoding response regulator; the protein is MSNYTPAPTATTVQTDTHTAAGGSSDEVDTVVLLHVEPDARSAELFATFAERLTEGFTVRSVDGMEPALDAADDVDCVVTEQRLPDASGVDLVERLRSRGVDIPVVFHTTCRKDEMGARALAAGADAYFPKQPERGQYDRILDRLRELVDDVSETDTATTTTPESSAPAREPSARRPSSEE